Proteins encoded within one genomic window of Halodesulfurarchaeum formicicum:
- the hcp gene encoding hydroxylamine reductase produces the protein MSMFCYQCQETAANEACTDVGVCGKDAETSNLQDLLVWELKGLSAIAERARAEGITDEALDVFVAESLFSTITNVNFDPEWFEDRIAETQRRRAALRETYEREVGELDDSSLPEAATWTGEDPTDFHEKADPSTVGALRTEDEDLRSLRELLTYGLKGIASYADHAYALGETKDEVFAFVTRGLAATVDDRYDAEELTNLVLEAGEVGVEVMEILDTAHTDTYGHPEPTEVDIGVGDRPGILISGHDMKDMEELLEQTEGEGVDVYTHGEMLPANAYPAFKEYDHFVGNYGNAWWEQHREFEAFNGPVLLTTNCLVPPSDSYADRVYTTGVVGFPEVPHIDGREDGEPKDFSPLIEAATGTEPPEQIESGTIPNGFAHKSVLDRADEIIAGIQAGDIRGFVVMGGCDGRHAERNYYTEMAKEFPEDVIILTAGCAKYRYNKLDLGDINGIPRVLDAGQCNDSYSLIRIATALQDALDVEDINDLPIAFDIAWYEQKAVTVLLALLSQGVEDIRLGPTLPGFLSAGVTDLLVEEFGIKPIDTVESDIQEILATIDGEPTQPAMSD, from the coding sequence ATGAGCATGTTCTGCTATCAGTGCCAGGAGACCGCGGCCAACGAGGCCTGTACCGACGTGGGCGTCTGTGGGAAAGACGCCGAGACGAGCAACCTCCAGGACCTCCTGGTCTGGGAGCTCAAGGGCCTGTCCGCCATCGCCGAGCGGGCACGGGCGGAAGGAATCACTGACGAAGCCCTCGATGTCTTCGTCGCCGAGAGTCTCTTCTCGACGATCACGAACGTCAACTTCGACCCCGAGTGGTTCGAAGACCGAATCGCCGAGACCCAGCGTCGACGCGCGGCATTGCGGGAGACCTACGAGCGCGAGGTCGGCGAGCTAGACGACTCTTCGTTGCCCGAGGCAGCGACCTGGACCGGCGAGGACCCCACAGACTTCCACGAGAAGGCCGACCCATCCACGGTCGGCGCGTTGCGCACCGAAGACGAGGACCTGCGCTCGCTCAGGGAACTGCTCACCTACGGGCTGAAGGGAATCGCCTCGTATGCCGATCACGCCTATGCCCTGGGCGAAACCAAAGACGAGGTCTTTGCCTTCGTCACTCGTGGGCTGGCCGCGACGGTGGACGATCGCTACGACGCGGAGGAGCTGACGAACCTCGTCCTGGAGGCGGGCGAGGTGGGTGTCGAGGTCATGGAGATCCTCGATACGGCTCACACCGACACCTACGGCCACCCCGAGCCGACCGAGGTCGACATCGGCGTGGGCGACCGGCCGGGGATCCTGATCAGCGGGCACGACATGAAGGACATGGAGGAACTCCTCGAACAGACCGAAGGCGAGGGTGTGGACGTGTACACTCACGGCGAGATGCTGCCGGCGAACGCCTACCCGGCGTTCAAGGAGTACGACCACTTCGTGGGCAACTACGGCAACGCCTGGTGGGAACAGCACCGCGAGTTCGAGGCGTTCAACGGCCCGGTCCTCCTGACGACGAACTGCCTGGTCCCGCCGTCGGACTCCTATGCCGACCGCGTGTACACCACGGGCGTCGTCGGGTTCCCGGAGGTCCCCCACATCGACGGTCGCGAGGACGGCGAACCCAAGGACTTCTCGCCACTCATTGAGGCCGCGACGGGCACGGAGCCGCCCGAACAGATCGAATCCGGCACGATTCCCAACGGCTTCGCGCACAAGTCGGTCCTCGACCGGGCCGACGAGATCATCGCGGGCATCCAGGCCGGCGACATCCGTGGCTTCGTGGTCATGGGCGGCTGTGACGGTCGGCACGCCGAGCGGAACTACTACACCGAGATGGCAAAGGAATTCCCGGAGGACGTGATCATTCTCACGGCCGGGTGTGCCAAGTATCGGTACAACAAGCTGGATCTGGGGGATATCAACGGCATCCCGCGGGTGCTGGACGCCGGCCAGTGTAACGACTCCTACTCGCTCATCCGGATCGCGACGGCGCTCCAGGACGCCCTCGACGTCGAGGACATCAACGACCTCCCGATCGCCTTCGACATCGCCTGGTACGAGCAGAAGGCCGTCACCGTGCTTCTGGCCCTCCTGAGCCAGGGTGTCGAGGACATCCGGCTGGGTCCCACACTGCCCGGCTTCCTCTCTGCGGGCGTGACCGACCTGCTCGTCGAGGAGTTCGGAATCAAACCGATCGATACCGTCGAATC
- the ribB gene encoding 3,4-dihydroxy-2-butanone-4-phosphate synthase, producing the protein MSSQHKSTSTGTVAAAVEAFAAGQPVLIHDFDDREGEVDMVYPAGDVDSAAVSRLRNDAGGLICVALGPEVADAFELPFLADEIDHPVAESDHLGYDERSSFSLTVNHRDTYTGITDADRALTISRLGEAAADPEAVDFPREFRAPGHVHLLRASRYGLSDRKGHTEMGVALAHEAGRPPAAVVCEMLDDETGEALQTEDARAYAEKHGIPYVDGKDLIAAFT; encoded by the coding sequence ATGTCGAGTCAGCATAAGTCCACGTCGACCGGGACGGTCGCGGCCGCCGTCGAGGCGTTTGCCGCCGGCCAGCCGGTGTTGATCCACGACTTCGACGACCGGGAGGGCGAGGTCGATATGGTCTACCCGGCGGGGGACGTGGACTCGGCGGCAGTCTCGCGGCTCCGCAACGACGCGGGTGGCCTGATCTGTGTCGCGCTCGGTCCGGAGGTGGCAGACGCCTTCGAGTTGCCGTTCCTGGCCGACGAGATCGATCACCCCGTCGCGGAGAGCGATCACCTGGGCTATGACGAGCGCTCCTCGTTCTCGCTCACGGTCAACCACCGGGACACCTACACCGGGATCACGGACGCGGATCGGGCCCTGACGATCAGCCGGCTGGGCGAGGCCGCGGCCGATCCGGAGGCGGTCGATTTCCCCAGGGAGTTTCGTGCACCGGGCCACGTCCATCTGCTTCGGGCCTCACGCTATGGCCTCTCCGACCGGAAGGGGCACACCGAGATGGGCGTCGCGCTGGCTCACGAGGCCGGCCGCCCGCCGGCCGCGGTCGTCTGTGAGATGCTCGACGACGAGACTGGCGAGGCCCTGCAGACCGAGGACGCCCGGGCCTACGCCGAGAAACACGGCATTCCCTACGTGGACGGCAAAGATCTGATCGCGGCTTTCACCTGA
- a CDS encoding DUF120 domain-containing protein — MSVDAGTLAVGFDELAVLKRLALDGAHRGEVKVSCRSLGEDLGVSTQTASRRLQALEDAECISREKVGDGQFVELTETGIGLLKREYEDYRAIFEQKGSLSLAGTITTGMGEGRHYVTLPGYKVQFEEKLGYDPYPGTLNVTLSAASKRERSGMASLEGVDITAWEDEERTYGGATCYPAVIESTDGHTFERAHVIEPDRTHHDTAELEIIAPERVRDELGLLDGDEVSVYVESA, encoded by the coding sequence ATGTCAGTCGACGCCGGCACGCTTGCCGTCGGCTTTGACGAGCTAGCCGTGCTGAAACGCCTGGCCCTCGATGGGGCTCATCGCGGGGAGGTGAAAGTCTCGTGTCGGTCCCTCGGGGAGGACCTCGGGGTCTCGACACAGACTGCCTCCCGGCGGCTTCAGGCCCTTGAGGACGCCGAGTGCATCAGCCGGGAGAAGGTCGGGGACGGCCAGTTCGTCGAACTCACCGAGACGGGGATCGGGCTGCTCAAACGCGAGTACGAGGACTACCGGGCTATCTTCGAGCAGAAGGGGAGTCTGAGCCTGGCGGGGACGATCACCACCGGGATGGGCGAGGGACGGCACTACGTCACGCTTCCGGGGTACAAGGTCCAGTTCGAGGAGAAACTGGGCTACGATCCCTATCCGGGCACGCTCAACGTCACGCTCTCGGCCGCGAGCAAGCGCGAGCGCTCCGGGATGGCCTCCCTGGAGGGTGTGGACATCACCGCCTGGGAGGACGAGGAACGGACCTACGGCGGGGCGACCTGCTATCCGGCGGTCATCGAGTCCACGGACGGGCACACCTTCGAGCGGGCCCACGTCATCGAGCCAGACCGGACCCACCACGACACGGCGGAGCTAGAGATCATCGCGCCCGAGCGGGTCCGGGACGAACTGGGGCTGTTAGACGGTGACGAGGTGAGTGTCTATGTCGAGTCAGCATAA
- the prf1 gene encoding peptide chain release factor aRF-1 produces MSDDSTGGEEHADRRKYEFRKVIEDLEDHTGSGTQLVSIYVPPDMQISDVVAHVTQEYSEASNIKSKQTRTNVQDALSSIKARLKYYDTPPERGMVLFSGAVDEGGGQTDMVTEVLENPPDPIESFRYHCDSAFLTEPLEHMLADKGLYGLIVLDRREANVGWLKGKRVEPVKSASSLVPGKQRKGGQSAQRFARLRLEAIDNFYQEIAEMADELFVPKRHELDGILVGGPSPTKDEFLDGDYLHHELQEKVLGKFDVAYTDESGLYDLVDKGQEALADAELTQDKNDMEEFFKELHGGELATYGFGPTRENLVMGSVETLLLSEDLRKEVVTYTCPNGHSDRELIDPRHETPEHTCTECGEPPESTEREDAIEHLMGIAEQRGTETHFISTDFEKGEQLLTAFGGIAGILRYQTGV; encoded by the coding sequence ATGAGCGATGACTCCACCGGGGGCGAGGAACACGCCGACCGCCGGAAATACGAGTTCCGAAAGGTCATCGAGGACCTGGAGGACCACACCGGCAGCGGCACGCAACTCGTGAGTATCTACGTCCCGCCGGATATGCAGATCTCCGACGTGGTCGCCCACGTCACCCAGGAGTACAGCGAGGCCTCGAACATCAAGTCAAAGCAGACCCGAACGAACGTCCAGGACGCCCTCTCCTCGATCAAGGCGCGGCTGAAGTACTACGACACGCCACCCGAACGCGGCATGGTCCTGTTCTCCGGCGCCGTCGACGAGGGCGGGGGCCAGACGGACATGGTCACCGAAGTGCTGGAGAATCCGCCGGACCCGATCGAGTCCTTCCGCTATCACTGTGACTCGGCGTTTCTCACAGAACCCCTGGAGCACATGCTCGCGGACAAGGGCCTCTACGGGCTCATCGTCCTCGACCGCCGCGAGGCAAACGTCGGCTGGCTCAAGGGCAAGCGCGTCGAGCCGGTCAAGTCCGCCTCCTCGCTGGTCCCGGGCAAGCAGCGCAAAGGGGGGCAGTCCGCCCAGCGGTTCGCCCGCCTGCGCCTGGAGGCCATCGACAACTTCTACCAGGAGATCGCCGAGATGGCCGACGAGCTCTTTGTCCCCAAACGCCACGAGCTGGACGGCATCCTGGTGGGCGGCCCCTCGCCGACCAAAGACGAGTTCCTCGACGGCGACTATCTCCACCACGAACTCCAGGAGAAGGTCCTCGGCAAGTTCGACGTGGCCTACACCGACGAGTCCGGGCTCTACGACCTGGTCGACAAGGGCCAGGAGGCCCTGGCCGACGCCGAACTCACCCAGGACAAAAACGACATGGAGGAGTTCTTCAAGGAACTCCACGGCGGCGAACTCGCGACCTACGGCTTCGGCCCGACTCGCGAGAACCTCGTGATGGGGTCGGTCGAAACGTTGCTCCTCTCGGAGGACCTGCGCAAGGAGGTCGTCACCTATACGTGCCCGAACGGGCACTCCGACCGCGAACTGATCGACCCGCGCCACGAAACGCCCGAGCACACCTGTACGGAGTGTGGCGAACCGCCGGAGTCGACCGAACGCGAGGACGCCATCGAACATCTCATGGGAATCGCCGAACAGCGCGGCACCGAGACCCACTTCATCTCGACGGACTTCGAGAAGGGCGAGCAGTTGCTCACCGCCTTCGGCGGGATCGCCGGTATTCTGCGCTACCAGACCGGCGTCTGA
- a CDS encoding DHH family phosphoesterase, translated as MPGALLPGAVRALTDSVLRFVEANPPAAAGLAVLALVVFGGGVYRLVRSRRAAGLKLKRVLSGRDRVAVLMHPNPDPDAMATAMGVELLAADLGVETDLRYPGEIRHQENRAFRTVLDVQVDPIETAADLPEDVVLVDHNTARGFDGASDIDPIAVIDHHPGDGTGRRFTDVRPEYGAAATILVEYLQAAGFEPATEDAERPLPTEVATGLLYGVLSDTDHLTRGCSEAEFDASAFLYPAIDEDTLDRVAHPEVDAEVLDVKARAIESREVQGPFAVSDVGELSNVDAIPQAADELLNLEGVTAVVVMGQKNGTLHLSGRSRDDRVHMGRALQEAVADIPMAGAGGHSRMGGGQLSIEHMNGLGPSDGVSSAEFSDRLFAVLGGEQ; from the coding sequence ATGCCTGGAGCGCTGCTACCGGGCGCGGTTCGTGCTCTCACCGACTCGGTGTTGCGGTTCGTCGAGGCGAACCCACCGGCGGCGGCCGGCCTCGCGGTCCTCGCGCTCGTCGTTTTCGGTGGTGGCGTGTATCGCTTGGTTCGCTCCCGCCGAGCGGCCGGGCTCAAATTGAAACGGGTGCTGTCGGGTCGCGATCGGGTTGCCGTGCTCATGCACCCGAACCCCGATCCGGACGCGATGGCCACCGCGATGGGGGTCGAACTCCTCGCTGCGGACCTGGGAGTCGAAACCGACCTCCGGTATCCCGGGGAGATCCGCCACCAGGAGAACCGAGCCTTTCGCACCGTCCTCGACGTGCAGGTCGATCCGATCGAGACGGCCGCCGACCTGCCCGAGGACGTGGTTCTCGTCGATCACAACACGGCCCGGGGGTTCGACGGCGCAAGCGACATCGACCCAATCGCCGTGATCGATCACCACCCCGGAGACGGTACCGGACGCCGATTCACGGACGTCCGCCCGGAGTATGGGGCCGCCGCGACGATTCTCGTCGAATACCTCCAGGCGGCGGGGTTCGAACCGGCGACCGAGGACGCCGAGCGGCCACTTCCGACCGAGGTGGCGACGGGCCTGCTCTACGGCGTGCTCTCGGACACCGACCACCTCACGCGGGGCTGTTCGGAGGCCGAATTCGACGCGAGCGCGTTTCTCTATCCCGCGATCGACGAGGACACCCTCGACCGGGTCGCCCACCCCGAGGTCGACGCGGAGGTCCTCGACGTGAAGGCCCGGGCGATCGAGAGCCGCGAGGTCCAGGGGCCGTTCGCGGTGAGCGACGTCGGCGAACTCTCGAACGTGGACGCCATCCCGCAGGCCGCAGACGAACTGCTCAACCTGGAGGGCGTGACCGCCGTCGTCGTCATGGGGCAGAAGAACGGCACGTTGCACCTCTCGGGCCGCTCGCGGGACGACCGCGTCCACATGGGGCGGGCCCTCCAGGAGGCCGTGGCGGACATTCCGATGGCGGGGGCCGGTGGCCACTCCCGGATGGGCGGGGGCCAACTCTCCATCGAGCACATGAACGGGCTCGGCCCCTCGGATGGGGTCTCGTCGGCGGAGTTCAGCGACCGACTTTTTGCAGTGCTCGGCGGCGAACAGTGA
- the argS gene encoding arginine--tRNA ligase: MLIDFREEVESALAGALDSLDLPGEDLGIETPPEDVSAILASSVAFRLAGVAERPPPAVAEDIAAAIDATDLTYVGSVDTQGPYVNFHPAEAYYEETLDTAQSASYGHRPEKGESVVVEHTSANPTGPVHVGRARNPILGDAIARIMDLAGYDVDTHYYVNDAGRQIAVFTWAYETFEESELPEPERDSPEYEMVRYYRRGNTFLEEGPEEEVEAAEAEIQSLMQGLERGDETAYERVSEVVDTVLAGMQRCLERLPATFEEFVKETRFIKDGSTESVATRLQESGLAYEDEGAWHLDLADRGFEKDLVFMRSDGTSLYTTRDLAHHEWKFENYDRAVTVLGEDHKLQARQLQAALDVLGKDPTQLTDVIYSYVNLPTGKMSTRAGTGVDLDDLLDEAVDRAREAVESRMGDRIRDDELTESDVTRIAEQVGIGAVRYDIVSKQPSKPITFKWDDALDFEGQSAPYVQYAHARTCGIVDEAADTVAPAPDASLLGTEAERELLERIAAFPARIEESAQDLEPHTIATYARELADAVNVFYRECPVLGDGVDPDRSAARLALVVAARNTLANALSALGIAAPESM, encoded by the coding sequence ATGTTGATTGACTTCCGCGAGGAGGTCGAGTCCGCACTCGCCGGCGCGCTCGATTCCCTCGACTTGCCGGGCGAGGACCTCGGCATCGAGACCCCGCCCGAGGACGTCTCCGCGATTCTGGCTTCGAGTGTCGCCTTCCGACTCGCCGGTGTGGCAGAGCGCCCACCCCCCGCCGTCGCAGAGGACATCGCCGCGGCGATCGACGCCACGGATCTGACCTACGTCGGATCGGTCGACACCCAGGGCCCGTACGTGAACTTCCACCCCGCCGAGGCCTACTACGAGGAGACCCTGGACACAGCCCAGTCAGCGAGTTACGGGCACCGACCCGAGAAGGGCGAGTCGGTCGTGGTCGAGCACACCAGCGCGAACCCGACGGGGCCGGTCCACGTCGGTCGCGCCCGGAACCCGATTCTCGGGGACGCCATCGCCCGGATCATGGACCTGGCGGGCTACGACGTCGACACCCACTACTACGTGAACGACGCCGGCCGCCAGATCGCCGTCTTCACCTGGGCCTACGAGACCTTCGAGGAATCGGAGTTGCCCGAACCGGAGCGAGACAGCCCCGAATACGAGATGGTACGGTACTACCGCCGGGGGAACACGTTCCTGGAGGAGGGACCCGAGGAGGAGGTCGAGGCCGCCGAGGCGGAGATCCAGTCGCTCATGCAGGGGCTGGAACGCGGGGACGAGACGGCCTACGAACGGGTGAGCGAGGTCGTCGACACGGTCCTCGCCGGGATGCAGCGCTGTCTCGAACGGCTCCCCGCGACCTTCGAGGAGTTCGTCAAGGAGACCCGATTCATCAAGGACGGGAGCACCGAGTCCGTCGCCACCCGCCTGCAGGAGAGCGGGCTGGCCTACGAGGACGAGGGCGCCTGGCACCTGGATCTGGCCGATCGCGGGTTCGAGAAGGACCTGGTCTTCATGCGGTCCGATGGGACGAGTCTGTACACGACCCGTGATCTGGCCCACCACGAGTGGAAATTCGAGAACTACGATCGGGCGGTGACCGTCCTCGGCGAGGATCACAAGCTCCAGGCCAGACAGCTCCAGGCCGCCCTGGACGTGCTGGGCAAGGACCCCACCCAGCTCACCGACGTGATCTACTCCTACGTGAACCTCCCCACGGGGAAGATGAGCACGCGGGCCGGGACGGGCGTGGACCTGGACGATCTACTCGACGAGGCCGTCGATCGAGCCAGAGAGGCCGTCGAATCCCGCATGGGCGATCGGATCCGGGACGACGAGTTGACCGAGTCGGACGTAACGAGAATCGCCGAGCAGGTCGGGATCGGCGCGGTCCGGTATGACATCGTCTCGAAACAGCCCAGCAAGCCGATCACGTTCAAGTGGGACGACGCCCTGGACTTCGAGGGCCAGAGTGCCCCCTACGTGCAGTACGCCCACGCCCGGACCTGCGGGATCGTCGACGAGGCGGCCGACACAGTGGCGCCAGCCCCGGACGCCTCGTTGCTGGGGACGGAAGCGGAGCGGGAACTCCTGGAACGGATCGCCGCGTTCCCGGCCCGGATCGAGGAGAGCGCCCAGGATCTCGAGCCACATACGATCGCGACCTACGCCCGCGAGCTGGCGGATGCTGTCAACGTCTTCTACCGGGAGTGTCCGGTGCTGGGCGATGGCGTCGACCCGGACCGGTCAGCGGCCCGGTTGGCCCTGGTCGTCGCGGCCCGCAACACACTCGCGAACGCGCTCTCGGCACTGGGAATCGCCGCCCCGGAGTCGATGTAA
- the twy1 gene encoding 4-demethylwyosine synthase TYW1, whose product MTQQVSGPNYHTVDHTAVQTCGWTKNALRGEGTCYKQRFYGIRSHRCVQMTPVVRCNERCVFCWRDHAGHTYELDGVDWQSPEAVVEASIDLQRELLSGFGGNDDVPDERLEEALDPQHVAISLDGEPTLYPHLPELIEAYHDRGFTTFLVSNGTRPTVLEAAEPTQLYVSVDAPDRETYESVVRPREEAAWDALDESLDVLAAHDSRTTIRTTLVAGENMHDPAAYADLYRRAAPDFIEIKGYMHVGTSRDRLDRSAMPDHEEVVDFARSVQDHLPAYDVFREAPPSNVAMLSTDPETVVPELAE is encoded by the coding sequence ATGACCCAGCAGGTATCCGGGCCGAACTACCACACGGTCGATCACACGGCGGTCCAGACCTGTGGCTGGACGAAAAACGCCCTCCGCGGCGAGGGCACCTGCTACAAACAGCGCTTCTACGGCATCCGCTCACACCGGTGTGTCCAGATGACCCCCGTCGTCCGCTGTAACGAACGCTGTGTCTTCTGCTGGCGGGATCACGCCGGCCACACCTACGAACTGGACGGTGTCGACTGGCAGTCCCCCGAAGCCGTCGTCGAGGCCTCGATCGACCTCCAGCGCGAACTGCTCTCGGGCTTTGGTGGCAACGACGACGTGCCCGATGAACGGCTCGAGGAAGCCCTCGATCCCCAGCACGTCGCCATCAGTCTGGACGGCGAACCGACCCTCTATCCCCATCTCCCGGAACTCATCGAGGCCTATCACGACCGGGGGTTCACCACCTTCCTGGTGAGCAACGGGACCCGACCGACCGTCCTCGAAGCGGCCGAACCGACCCAGCTGTACGTGAGTGTCGACGCCCCCGACCGGGAGACCTACGAGTCGGTCGTCCGGCCGCGTGAGGAGGCCGCCTGGGACGCCCTCGACGAATCCCTGGACGTGCTCGCGGCCCACGACTCCCGAACGACGATTCGGACCACGCTGGTCGCCGGCGAGAACATGCATGATCCGGCGGCCTACGCCGACCTGTACCGCCGGGCGGCCCCGGATTTCATCGAGATCAAGGGGTACATGCACGTCGGCACCTCCAGGGACCGGCTCGACCGCTCGGCGATGCCCGACCACGAGGAAGTCGTCGACTTCGCCCGCTCGGTCCAGGACCATCTCCCGGCCTACGACGTGTTCCGCGAAGCCCCGCCCTCGAACGTGGCCATGCTTTCGACCGACCCCGAGACGGTCGTCCCGGAACTGGCCGAGTAG
- a CDS encoding cyclodeaminase/cyclohydrolase family protein: protein MTGSDTSISTELGAFLDAIASRDVAPAGGSGAATVGAIGAALAEMAAVHTAAAGHQEAQVEGIGERLAADRALLLALADADARLVESAFGGTPALDRHVQEQLVAIPLAIAETCLNVLSGASELSSLAIDSVGQDLQTGRMLLTGALRAALATASGNLDFLEGPARDRLADRVAAAENAAASLFDADRRE from the coding sequence GTGACGGGGAGCGATACGTCCATCAGCACCGAGTTGGGGGCGTTTCTCGACGCCATCGCCTCGCGAGACGTGGCGCCGGCGGGCGGTTCCGGGGCCGCGACTGTCGGCGCGATCGGTGCGGCACTCGCGGAGATGGCCGCCGTCCACACGGCCGCGGCCGGACACCAGGAAGCCCAGGTCGAGGGAATCGGTGAGCGGCTGGCCGCCGATCGTGCACTCCTCCTCGCCCTCGCCGACGCGGACGCCAGACTCGTCGAATCCGCCTTTGGTGGCACGCCCGCTCTCGATCGGCACGTCCAGGAACAGCTCGTCGCGATCCCACTCGCCATCGCCGAGACGTGTCTGAACGTGCTTTCAGGGGCCAGTGAGCTCTCGTCACTTGCCATCGACAGCGTGGGACAGGACCTGCAGACGGGTCGCATGCTCCTAACGGGGGCTCTCCGGGCGGCGCTGGCCACGGCGTCGGGGAACCTCGACTTTCTGGAGGGGCCGGCCCGCGATCGACTGGCGGACCGGGTCGCGGCGGCCGAGAACGCGGCCGCATCACTTTTCGACGCTGATCGACGCGAGTGA
- a CDS encoding zinc-dependent alcohol dehydrogenase family protein, producing MRAAVYRGPGEIEIEEVPRPQVESPTDAVIRVTHTAICGSDLWFYRGLSDREVGSRVGHEPMGIVEEVGEAVTSVEPGDRVIAPFAISCGECEFCRKGLYTSCEEEASWGEANGGGQGEYVKTPFADGHLVRVPDRHADDEDTLRSLLPLTDVLGTGHHAAVSAGVDAGDTVVVIGDGAVGLSGVLAAQRLGAERIIAMGHHEDRLALAEDFGATETIAARGETAVERARELTYGGANHVMECVGAGSAMDTAIDVARDGGTIGYVGVPHGVEEAGLDIHGLFRGNVTLQGGVAPVRDYAEELMADVVGGTLDPAPIFTKTVDLDGVPEGYRAMDDREAIKVLVKPWD from the coding sequence ATGCGCGCCGCCGTCTACCGCGGGCCGGGCGAGATCGAGATCGAGGAGGTGCCACGGCCCCAGGTCGAGTCCCCGACCGACGCCGTCATCCGAGTTACCCACACCGCGATCTGTGGCTCTGACCTCTGGTTCTACCGCGGCCTGAGCGATCGGGAGGTCGGCTCGCGAGTGGGCCACGAACCGATGGGCATCGTCGAAGAGGTGGGCGAGGCAGTCACCTCGGTCGAACCTGGTGACCGGGTCATCGCCCCCTTCGCGATTAGCTGTGGCGAGTGTGAGTTCTGTCGGAAGGGGCTGTACACCTCCTGTGAAGAGGAGGCCTCCTGGGGCGAGGCCAACGGCGGCGGACAGGGCGAGTACGTCAAAACCCCGTTCGCCGATGGGCATCTGGTTCGCGTGCCGGACCGCCACGCAGACGACGAAGACACCCTGCGCTCGCTCCTCCCGCTGACCGACGTGCTGGGCACCGGCCACCACGCGGCGGTGAGCGCTGGTGTCGACGCGGGCGATACGGTCGTGGTCATCGGCGACGGGGCGGTTGGCTTGAGCGGGGTGCTCGCCGCCCAGCGACTGGGTGCCGAGCGCATCATCGCGATGGGACACCACGAAGATCGGTTGGCCCTCGCCGAGGACTTCGGCGCGACCGAAACGATCGCCGCCCGCGGGGAGACCGCCGTCGAGCGGGCCAGGGAGCTGACCTACGGCGGGGCCAACCACGTCATGGAGTGTGTAGGGGCCGGATCGGCCATGGACACCGCCATCGACGTGGCTCGTGACGGGGGCACGATCGGCTACGTCGGCGTGCCCCACGGCGTCGAGGAAGCGGGCCTGGACATTCACGGGCTCTTCCGTGGGAACGTGACCCTCCAGGGCGGGGTCGCACCGGTCCGGGACTACGCCGAAGAACTCATGGCCGACGTCGTGGGCGGGACCCTCGACCCCGCGCCGATCTTCACGAAAACCGTCGATCTGGACGGTGTGCCGGAGGGGTATCGCGCCATGGACGACCGCGAGGCGATCAAAGTGCTCGTCAAACCCTGGGACTGA
- a CDS encoding MinD/ParA family ATP-binding protein — translation MTDGDVYAVASGKGGVGKTTTAINLGAAFVEAGQSVVVVDVDLGMANLADLLDVPSSGPTLHDVLAGEAEIEATITDAGEFDVVLGSRDLAAFGQADPAGLGAVIETLRTQYDVVVLDGGGGLSHDVTVPLGLADGVVLVSTPTEAAITNAVKTRDLVDRLGEIEGVLVTRTGGAGEQTPEAVAERIGAPLLGSVPEDGAVQMSEREGTPLVTIDRESPAAQAYREVAYGLLDEPLPRTWGDSSPDQTVDSETKQPGKPAEHPQSGIAATIESVEESNGTASNGGSTASQPETEENEANDRSILSRLTGGLLG, via the coding sequence ATGACCGATGGCGACGTGTACGCCGTGGCGAGTGGCAAGGGCGGGGTGGGCAAGACCACGACCGCGATCAACCTCGGGGCGGCGTTCGTCGAGGCCGGTCAGTCGGTCGTGGTGGTCGATGTCGACCTGGGGATGGCGAATCTGGCCGACCTGCTCGACGTCCCTTCTTCGGGGCCCACGCTCCACGACGTGCTGGCCGGCGAGGCCGAAATCGAGGCCACAATCACGGACGCGGGCGAGTTCGACGTCGTCCTCGGCAGCCGTGACCTCGCGGCCTTCGGTCAGGCCGACCCCGCCGGGCTCGGCGCGGTAATCGAGACGTTACGAACTCAGTACGACGTGGTCGTGCTCGACGGGGGTGGGGGCCTGAGCCACGACGTGACCGTCCCGCTCGGGTTGGCGGACGGCGTCGTACTGGTGAGCACCCCCACCGAGGCGGCGATCACGAACGCGGTCAAGACCCGCGATCTCGTCGACCGGCTGGGCGAGATCGAGGGGGTCCTCGTGACCCGTACTGGTGGGGCGGGCGAACAGACTCCGGAGGCGGTCGCGGAGCGAATCGGTGCTCCACTGCTCGGTTCGGTGCCGGAGGACGGGGCTGTCCAGATGAGCGAGCGGGAAGGCACCCCGCTCGTGACGATCGACCGGGAGAGCCCCGCAGCCCAGGCCTACCGGGAGGTCGCCTACGGCCTGCTCGACGAGCCGTTGCCCCGCACCTGGGGCGATTCGTCGCCGGACCAGACTGTCGATTCGGAGACGAAGCAGCCTGGAAAGCCGGCCGAACACCCCCAGAGCGGCATCGCCGCAACCATCGAATCGGTCGAGGAGTCAAACGGTACCGCGTCGAACGGCGGATCGACTGCATCACAACCGGAGACTGAAGAAAACGAGGCGAACGACCGATCTATTCTCTCGCGGTTGACTGGCGGCTTGCTGGGCTGA